In one window of Photorhabdus laumondii subsp. laumondii DNA:
- the rpsL gene encoding 30S ribosomal protein S12, which yields MATINQLVRKPRSMKVAKSNVPALEACPQKRGVCTRVYTTTPKKPNSALRKVCRVRLTNGYEVSSYIGGEGHNLQEHSVILIRGGRVKDLPGVRYHTVRGALDCSGVKDRKQGRSKYGVKKPKA from the coding sequence ATGGCAACTATTAACCAGCTGGTGCGCAAACCCCGTAGCATGAAGGTTGCAAAAAGCAACGTTCCTGCTCTGGAAGCTTGCCCGCAGAAGCGTGGCGTATGTACTCGCGTATATACCACCACCCCTAAAAAACCAAACTCTGCACTGCGTAAAGTATGTCGTGTGCGTTTGACTAACGGTTACGAAGTTTCTTCTTACATCGGTGGTGAAGGCCACAACTTGCAAGAACACTCCGTAATTCTGATCCGTGGCGGTCGTGTTAAAGACTTGCCAGGTGTGCGTTACCACACTGTTCGCGGTGCACTGGACTGTTCCGGTGTTAAAGACCGTAAACAAGGTCGTTCTAAGTACGGTGTGAAGAAGCCAAAAGCTTAA
- the rpsG gene encoding 30S ribosomal protein S7: protein MPRRRVIGQRKILPDPKFGSELLAKFVNILMVDGKKSTAEAIVYSALETLAQRSGKEHLEAFELALDNVRPTVEVKSRRVGGSTYQVPVEVRPVRRNALAMRWIVEAARKRGDKSMALRLANELSDAAENKGTAVKKREDVHRMAEANKAFAHYRW from the coding sequence ATGCCACGTCGTCGTGTAATTGGTCAGCGTAAAATTTTGCCAGATCCAAAGTTTGGATCTGAATTACTGGCCAAATTCGTCAATATCCTGATGGTAGATGGTAAAAAATCTACTGCGGAAGCAATTGTATATAGTGCGCTTGAGACCCTGGCTCAGCGTTCTGGTAAAGAGCACCTGGAAGCATTTGAACTTGCATTAGATAATGTGCGTCCAACCGTGGAAGTTAAGTCCCGCCGTGTTGGTGGTTCTACTTATCAGGTACCAGTTGAAGTTCGTCCGGTTCGTCGCAATGCGTTAGCAATGCGTTGGATCGTTGAAGCTGCTCGTAAACGCGGTGATAAATCTATGGCCCTGCGCCTGGCGAACGAATTATCTGATGCAGCCGAAAATAAAGGCACTGCTGTTAAGAAACGTGAAGACGTTCACCGTATGGCAGAAGCTAACAAGGCGTTCGCACACTACCGTTGGTAA